The following proteins come from a genomic window of Ferrovibrio sp. MS7:
- a CDS encoding response regulator — protein MTLPFEHDGATRPTILAVDDTPDNLTLLHGLLKDRYRVKVANGGSAALRIATAQPAPDLILLDVMMPEMDGYEVCRRLKSDPATRDIPVVFLTAKSDVEDERYGLDLGAVDYITKPISPPIVLSRVRNHLRLKDAADFLKDKTVYLEAEVGRRTRSLRAIQDAVIMALASLAETRDNETGNHIRRTQNYVRRLAEELKRHPDFAAQLDDETIRLLYKSAPLHDIGKVGIPDAILLKPDRLTADEFEVMKRHAQLGCDAIETALQDLEEGDRAFLQHACDIAATHHEKWNGKGYPRGLAGEAIPLSGRLMALADVYDALISKRIYKPAFSHEEAVRLISEGSGSHFDPRIVAVFMSIEHDFRAIAQQFAD, from the coding sequence ATGACCTTGCCGTTCGAACATGACGGCGCCACCCGCCCGACAATCCTGGCGGTGGACGATACGCCGGACAACCTTACCCTGCTGCATGGCCTGCTGAAGGACCGCTACCGCGTCAAGGTGGCGAATGGCGGCAGTGCGGCCTTGCGCATCGCCACCGCGCAGCCGGCGCCGGACCTGATCCTGCTCGATGTGATGATGCCGGAGATGGATGGCTACGAAGTCTGTCGCCGGCTTAAATCCGATCCGGCGACGCGCGACATCCCGGTGGTGTTCCTCACCGCAAAGTCGGATGTGGAGGACGAGCGCTATGGCCTCGATCTCGGCGCTGTCGATTACATCACCAAGCCGATCAGCCCGCCGATCGTACTGTCGCGCGTACGCAATCATCTGCGGCTCAAGGATGCGGCGGATTTCCTGAAAGACAAGACCGTCTACCTGGAAGCCGAGGTGGGGCGCCGCACCCGCAGTCTGCGGGCCATACAGGATGCGGTGATCATGGCGCTGGCTTCGCTGGCCGAAACCCGCGACAACGAGACCGGCAACCATATCCGCCGCACGCAGAATTATGTCCGCCGCCTGGCCGAGGAATTGAAGCGGCATCCGGATTTCGCCGCCCAGCTCGATGATGAAACCATCCGCCTGCTCTACAAATCGGCACCGTTGCACGATATCGGCAAGGTCGGCATTCCCGATGCCATCCTGCTCAAGCCGGACAGGCTGACGGCGGATGAATTCGAGGTCATGAAGCGCCATGCGCAGCTTGGCTGCGATGCCATCGAGACGGCGTTGCAGGATCTAGAGGAGGGCGACCGCGCCTTCCTGCAGCATGCCTGCGATATCGCGGCGACGCATCATGAGAAATGGAATGGCAAGGGCTATCCGCGCGGCTTGGCCGGCGAGGCGATTCCGCTATCGGGCCGGCTGATGGCGCTAGCCGATGTCTATGACGCGCTGATCAGCAAGCGCATTTACAAGCCAGCTTTCAGCCACGAGGAAGCGGTGCGGCTGATCAGCGAAGGCAGCGGCAGCCATTTCGATCCGCGCATCGTAGCGGTGTTCATGTCCATCGAGCATGATTTCCGCGCCATCGCGCAGCAATTCGCCGATTAA
- a CDS encoding response regulator, which produces MLQLDGYFRLTRDIGAESVPFSGSYEPGLVALSVFIAVLAAFVALSLSSRVAAARNAGARLAWIAGGGVSMGGGIWAMHFIGMLAFDIPCAVTYDTTITILSMIPGVLASSVALVVIADPRGFSWARLLLGSVLMGAGIGAMHYAGMAAMRMDALLRYDIIMVLVSVGVAVLLAFVALGIRFLLQLNVRLADYSMPLAAVIMGCAVPGMHYTAMAAARFYPIATPSQVVAAMDPTMVAVLIAIFTLGIAALALAAGFAGRQFETATRLAAEMELRGGLERELRADRARLQAIFDSANDGIITANAQGQLQHWSRGAERIFGYSAAEAMPLDVEDLVPGLRSSDIGRDLGRRRRGEIEQLGIWQQELLAKRKDGSLVPVELSVSEANIDGNMLLTGIVRDITERRRTQQELEKAREGAEAANQAKTMFLANMSHEIRTPLNAVIGMAHLMLKTDLSARQRDYVRKIQQSGRHLLGVVNDVLDFSKIEADQLSLERVEFDLESVLVGVSDVVAERANAKGLELIFDLPPDLRTNLIGDPLRLGQVLINYTNNAVKFTESGEVVVQVRQEEETADGLRLRFTVRDTGIGIAPAEVSRLFQSFQQADTSTTRRFGGTGLGLAISRRLAEMMGGEAGVSSVLGKGSDFWFTARFGKGHTAPSRRAMEPALAGRTALLVDDNASARATIADMLEAMRFRVIQATSGSEALQLVANETYDIAFVDWRMPDLDGLQTVALLRQKARPGAAHVLVTAYGREDVLRQAEAAGLDDILVKPVNGSMLFDCAVRLISGAGPQLFASDIEGSNEQWAVLRGRRVLLVEDNELNRDVARDLLHAAGVVVAIAHDGRQALDMLEHERFELVLMDMQMPVMDGIAATRAIRAQPELAGLPVIAMTANAMAQDRAICLAAGMNDHLAKPINPDLLYDMLARWLGAPPPPAVTTTTIVVPPAFAGVATLLDVPAGLRRVLNQPERYLAMLGKYASSQAQLMQRLQAALAAEDCETAEREAHTARGLAGNIGAEAVAAAAARLEQAIKQGCPGAVLRDELDDLDAALGHVLDGIGALLAQLVPQPEATAATSAADDAAVQHLEALLAEDDPAARDYYDEISAGLAVRFGQTAGTAIGAALGAYDLPAARQVLQEAMQAEHKPS; this is translated from the coding sequence ATGCTGCAACTAGATGGTTACTTCCGCCTGACGCGCGATATCGGCGCCGAGTCGGTGCCCTTCTCAGGCTCCTACGAGCCCGGCCTTGTCGCGCTTTCCGTCTTCATTGCCGTGCTCGCCGCTTTCGTTGCGCTGTCTCTGTCCAGCCGCGTCGCGGCGGCGCGCAATGCCGGCGCGCGCCTGGCCTGGATTGCCGGCGGCGGCGTCAGCATGGGTGGCGGTATCTGGGCGATGCATTTCATCGGCATGCTCGCCTTCGACATACCCTGCGCCGTCACCTACGACACCACGATCACCATTCTGTCGATGATCCCCGGCGTGCTGGCCAGCAGCGTGGCGCTGGTGGTGATTGCCGATCCGCGCGGCTTCAGTTGGGCCCGGCTGCTGCTCGGCTCGGTGCTGATGGGGGCTGGCATCGGCGCCATGCATTACGCCGGCATGGCGGCGATGCGCATGGATGCGCTGCTTCGCTACGACATCATCATGGTGCTGGTCTCGGTCGGCGTGGCGGTGTTGCTCGCTTTCGTCGCGCTCGGCATCCGTTTCCTGCTGCAGCTCAATGTCCGGCTGGCGGATTACTCGATGCCGCTGGCCGCCGTAATCATGGGCTGCGCCGTGCCAGGCATGCATTACACCGCGATGGCGGCGGCGCGCTTCTATCCGATTGCCACGCCGTCGCAGGTGGTGGCAGCGATGGACCCGACCATGGTGGCGGTGCTGATCGCGATTTTCACTCTGGGCATTGCCGCCCTGGCGCTGGCCGCCGGTTTCGCCGGCCGCCAGTTCGAGACCGCGACGCGGCTGGCGGCGGAAATGGAGCTGCGCGGCGGCTTGGAGCGTGAACTGCGCGCCGACCGTGCCCGCCTGCAGGCGATTTTCGACAGCGCCAATGACGGCATCATCACCGCCAATGCCCAGGGGCAACTGCAGCATTGGAGCCGTGGCGCCGAACGTATTTTTGGCTACAGCGCCGCCGAAGCCATGCCGCTGGATGTGGAAGACCTGGTGCCTGGCTTGCGCAGCAGTGATATCGGGCGCGACCTGGGGCGCCGCCGCCGTGGCGAGATCGAGCAACTCGGCATCTGGCAGCAGGAGCTGCTGGCCAAGCGCAAGGATGGCAGCCTGGTGCCGGTGGAGCTTTCGGTGAGCGAGGCCAATATCGACGGCAACATGCTGCTCACCGGCATCGTGCGCGATATCACCGAGCGGCGCCGCACACAGCAGGAACTGGAAAAGGCGCGCGAGGGCGCCGAGGCCGCCAACCAGGCCAAGACCATGTTCCTGGCCAATATGAGCCATGAAATCCGCACGCCGCTGAATGCGGTGATCGGCATGGCGCATCTGATGCTCAAGACCGACCTCAGCGCGCGCCAGCGGGATTACGTGCGCAAGATTCAGCAATCCGGCCGCCACCTGCTCGGCGTCGTCAACGATGTGCTGGATTTCTCCAAGATCGAGGCCGACCAGTTGAGCCTCGAGCGGGTCGAATTCGATCTCGAAAGCGTGCTGGTCGGGGTGTCCGATGTAGTCGCCGAGCGCGCCAATGCCAAGGGCCTGGAACTGATCTTCGATCTGCCGCCGGATTTACGCACCAACCTGATCGGTGATCCGCTGCGGCTTGGCCAGGTGCTGATCAACTACACCAACAATGCCGTGAAGTTCACCGAGAGCGGCGAAGTGGTGGTGCAGGTACGCCAGGAAGAAGAAACCGCCGATGGCCTGCGGCTGCGCTTCACCGTGCGTGATACCGGCATCGGTATCGCGCCGGCAGAAGTGTCGCGCCTGTTCCAGTCCTTCCAGCAGGCCGACACCTCGACCACGCGGCGCTTCGGCGGCACCGGGCTTGGCCTGGCGATTTCGCGCCGCCTGGCCGAAATGATGGGCGGCGAAGCCGGGGTCAGCAGCGTGCTCGGCAAGGGCAGCGATTTCTGGTTCACCGCCCGGTTTGGCAAGGGCCATACCGCGCCGAGCCGCCGCGCCATGGAGCCGGCTCTGGCCGGCCGCACCGCCCTGCTGGTGGACGACAATGCCAGCGCGCGCGCCACCATCGCCGACATGCTGGAAGCGATGCGCTTTCGCGTGATCCAGGCCACCAGCGGCAGTGAAGCCTTGCAGCTTGTCGCCAACGAAACCTACGACATCGCCTTCGTCGATTGGCGCATGCCCGATCTTGATGGCCTGCAGACCGTGGCGCTGCTGCGCCAGAAGGCGCGGCCCGGCGCGGCCCATGTGCTGGTGACGGCCTATGGCCGCGAGGATGTGCTGCGCCAGGCCGAAGCGGCGGGGCTGGACGACATCCTGGTCAAGCCGGTGAATGGCTCGATGCTGTTCGATTGCGCCGTGCGGCTGATCTCCGGCGCCGGGCCGCAGTTGTTCGCCAGCGACATCGAAGGCAGCAACGAGCAATGGGCCGTGCTGCGCGGTCGCCGCGTGCTGCTGGTGGAAGATAATGAACTCAACCGCGATGTGGCGCGCGACCTGTTGCATGCCGCCGGCGTCGTGGTGGCGATTGCCCATGATGGCCGCCAGGCGCTGGACATGCTGGAGCATGAGCGTTTTGAACTGGTGCTGATGGACATGCAGATGCCGGTGATGGATGGCATCGCCGCCACCCGCGCCATCCGCGCGCAGCCGGAACTGGCCGGGCTGCCGGTAATCGCCATGACCGCCAATGCCATGGCGCAGGATCGCGCCATCTGCCTCGCCGCCGGCATGAACGACCATCTTGCCAAGCCGATCAATCCGGATCTGCTCTACGACATGCTGGCGCGCTGGTTGGGTGCGCCGCCGCCGCCAGCCGTCACCACCACGACCATCGTGGTGCCGCCGGCCTTCGCCGGCGTGGCGACGTTGCTGGATGTGCCGGCCGGCTTGCGCCGGGTGCTCAACCAGCCCGAACGCTATCTTGCCATGCTCGGCAAATATGCCAGCAGCCAGGCGCAACTGATGCAGCGTCTGCAGGCGGCGCTGGCGGCGGAGGATTGCGAAACGGCGGAACGTGAGGCCCATACCGCGCGCGGCCTGGCCGGCAATATCGGTGCTGAGGCGGTGGCGGCGGCGGCGGCGCGGCTGGAGCAGGCGATCAAGCAGGGTTGCCCCGGCGCGGTGCTGCGCGATGAACTCGACGATCTGGATGCCGCGCTCGGTCATGTGCTGGATGGCATCGGCGCGCTGCTGGCGCAACTGGTGCCGCAGCCCGAAGCCACGGCTGCAACCAGTGCGGCCGATGATGCCGCCGTGCAGCATCTGGAAGCCCTGCTGGCCGAGGATGATCCGGCGGCGCGCGATTATTACGACGAGATCAGCGCTGGCCTCGCGGTCCGCTTCGGCCAGACCGCCGGCACTGCCATCGGTGCCGCGCTTGGCGCCTATGACCTGCCGGCGGCGCGGCAGGTCCTGCAGGAAGCGATGCAGGCGGAGCATAAGCCGTCATGA
- a CDS encoding pyridoxamine 5'-phosphate oxidase family protein, producing MTADNATPDPLDLAYSDAVKQAQLERGSRNAMARGRLGTSWFDTANDDLARFLAERDHFFLGTASADGQPYIQHRGGPPGFLKVLDAKTLGFADFSGNKQYISVGNLSENPRAFLFVIDYALQRRIKLWGRAEVVEGDAVLLQKLMPPGYQARPERAILFHLDLWAINCPQHIRQRVTADEIAPVLARYEARIEELEAEVKKLRQG from the coding sequence ATGACAGCCGATAACGCAACACCTGATCCGCTTGACCTTGCCTACAGCGACGCCGTGAAGCAGGCGCAGCTTGAACGCGGCAGCCGCAATGCCATGGCGCGCGGCCGGCTTGGCACAAGCTGGTTCGATACCGCGAATGACGATCTGGCCCGTTTCCTGGCCGAGCGCGACCATTTCTTCCTCGGTACCGCCAGCGCCGATGGCCAGCCCTATATCCAGCATCGCGGCGGCCCGCCGGGGTTTTTGAAAGTGCTGGATGCCAAAACTCTTGGCTTCGCCGATTTCAGCGGCAACAAGCAGTATATAAGCGTCGGGAATTTAAGTGAGAATCCTCGCGCTTTCCTGTTTGTGATCGACTATGCGCTGCAGCGCCGGATCAAGCTGTGGGGCCGTGCCGAGGTGGTGGAAGGTGATGCCGTGCTGCTGCAGAAGCTGATGCCGCCGGGCTATCAGGCGCGGCCTGAGCGCGCCATTCTATTCCACCTCGATTTGTGGGCCATCAATTGCCCGCAGCATATCCGGCAGCGTGTAACAGCGGATGAGATCGCTCCGGTGCTGGCACGCTATGAAGCGCGGATCGAGGAACTCGAAGCGGAAGTGAAAAAGCTGCGCCAGGGCTGA
- a CDS encoding methyl-accepting chemotaxis protein, with product MPGSVDVLDYIAYAAKRLALRQRLAAEAPEAAAAIAYAIAVGNVLHCLQGERGSSAVFIGSKGLQFRTELGAARAALDQRIEAKRQALDGCRGFTLLHDLVAAADAALKSLDQARAARAAIDRLEFTPPQSFQNWTQAVRIEFATLQQIGLALDHPELIRMLDAYTALLEGLEKSAQERATGSAAIAAGRFALPVYQRFMALAYMQETDFALFAERATPEQAALLEEARRDAAWTDLLDLRAKVYEGFALGHVGGVAAPHWFEQATRRIAVINRVRDRVAADLQAEAQVVLAPDEKRLVPLFARAMRIGLALAGGGGALADLRGRYETWRAGAAARLRQAREAQAKADQAAQARAEAQASEKVAAGEVADFVHRVVTGDLSSRVAPDGKEGFFLHLSEELNRLTAMLQGMAEELARVTEALGQGDLTQSMQGEYGGIFAELKLGTNRMAGLLRDFSQRLGDSAEQVQRASEEISSGSLDLASRSETQAATLEETAATMQQMASTVKQNAANAEQADRLAANARAQAQAGGELAAALIQAMRKVEDSAGQIGEIVGLMNEIAFQTNLLALNAAVEAARAGEAGKGFAVVAQEVRALAQRSANASKQIRGLIETSGQQVREGAGMAQRAGQALTDVGSAIQGLSSLVAEIAAASREQAVGLEQVSKATADMDATTQRNAALVEETNAAAQALAQQAGDLSALVRFFKI from the coding sequence TTGCCGGGTTCTGTAGACGTATTGGATTACATAGCCTATGCCGCCAAGCGCCTGGCCCTGCGCCAGCGCCTGGCGGCGGAAGCACCGGAAGCGGCGGCCGCCATCGCCTATGCGATAGCGGTGGGCAATGTGCTGCATTGCCTGCAAGGCGAGCGTGGCTCCAGCGCGGTGTTCATCGGCAGCAAGGGACTGCAATTCCGCACCGAGCTTGGCGCCGCGCGGGCAGCGCTGGATCAGCGTATCGAAGCCAAGCGCCAGGCACTGGATGGTTGTCGCGGTTTCACCCTGCTGCACGATCTTGTCGCGGCGGCGGATGCGGCGTTGAAAAGCCTGGACCAGGCGCGGGCCGCGCGTGCGGCCATCGACCGGCTGGAATTCACCCCGCCGCAATCCTTCCAGAATTGGACCCAGGCGGTACGGATCGAATTCGCCACATTGCAGCAGATCGGCCTGGCGCTGGATCATCCAGAGCTGATCCGCATGCTGGATGCCTATACTGCGCTGCTGGAAGGCCTGGAGAAATCGGCGCAGGAGCGCGCCACCGGCTCTGCTGCTATCGCCGCCGGCCGTTTTGCCTTGCCGGTGTATCAGCGCTTCATGGCGCTGGCCTATATGCAGGAAACCGATTTCGCGCTGTTCGCCGAGCGCGCCACGCCAGAACAGGCGGCGCTGCTGGAAGAAGCGCGCCGCGATGCGGCCTGGACCGATCTGTTGGATTTGCGCGCCAAGGTCTATGAAGGCTTTGCGCTTGGCCATGTCGGCGGCGTGGCGGCGCCGCATTGGTTCGAACAGGCGACCCGGCGTATTGCCGTGATCAACCGGGTGCGCGACCGCGTCGCGGCGGATTTGCAGGCTGAGGCACAGGTTGTGCTTGCGCCGGATGAAAAGCGCTTGGTGCCACTGTTTGCGCGCGCCATGCGTATCGGTCTGGCCCTGGCCGGCGGCGGCGGCGCGTTGGCTGATTTGCGTGGTCGTTACGAGACTTGGCGGGCAGGTGCCGCCGCGCGGCTGCGCCAGGCACGCGAGGCCCAGGCCAAGGCCGATCAAGCCGCCCAGGCCCGCGCCGAAGCCCAGGCCAGCGAGAAGGTGGCGGCGGGCGAGGTGGCGGATTTTGTCCATCGCGTCGTCACCGGCGATCTCTCCAGCCGCGTCGCGCCCGATGGCAAGGAAGGCTTCTTCCTGCATTTGAGCGAGGAACTGAACCGCCTCACCGCCATGCTGCAGGGCATGGCCGAAGAATTGGCGCGCGTCACCGAGGCGTTGGGCCAGGGCGACCTGACCCAGAGCATGCAGGGCGAGTATGGTGGCATCTTCGCCGAGCTGAAGCTGGGTACCAACCGCATGGCCGGCCTGCTGCGTGATTTCTCGCAACGGCTTGGCGACAGCGCAGAGCAGGTGCAGCGTGCGTCTGAGGAAATCTCCAGCGGCAGCCTCGATCTTGCCTCGCGCAGCGAAACCCAGGCGGCGACGCTGGAAGAGACGGCTGCGACCATGCAGCAGATGGCATCCACGGTGAAGCAGAATGCCGCCAATGCCGAACAGGCCGATAGGCTGGCTGCCAATGCCCGCGCCCAGGCGCAGGCTGGCGGTGAACTGGCTGCGGCGCTGATTCAGGCCATGCGCAAGGTGGAGGATTCCGCCGGGCAGATCGGCGAGATTGTCGGGCTGATGAACGAGATCGCCTTCCAGACCAACCTGCTGGCGCTCAACGCCGCCGTGGAAGCAGCGCGGGCCGGCGAGGCGGGCAAGGGTTTCGCTGTTGTCGCGCAGGAAGTCCGCGCCCTGGCGCAGCGTTCGGCCAATGCCTCGAAGCAGATCCGCGGCTTGATCGAAACCTCGGGCCAGCAGGTGCGCGAAGGCGCCGGCATGGCGCAGCGCGCCGGCCAGGCGCTCACCGATGTCGGCAGCGCGATCCAGGGCTTGAGCAGCCTGGTGGCGGAAATCGCCGCCGCCAGTCGCGAGCAGGCAGTCGGCCTGGAGCAGGTGAGCAAGGCCACCGCCGACATGGATGCCACCACCCAGCGCAATGCTGCCCTGGTGGAGGAAACCAACGCTGCTGCCCAGGCCCTGGCGCAGCAGGCCGGCGATCTTTCCGCCCTGGTGCGCTTCTTCAAGATTTGA
- the cynS gene encoding cyanase produces MQRSDVTEKILDTKRLKGWTWKDITKKIDPKESTIYLTCGLLGQMKLKPEQAKKAAKMFGLSKLEEALLVEIPYRGSLPPGPPTDPTIYRFYELVQVYGTTWKELIHEEFGDGIMSAIDFNMTMERLPDPKGDRVKIVMTGKFLDYKRY; encoded by the coding sequence GTGCAGCGCAGCGACGTTACCGAGAAGATCCTGGATACCAAGCGCCTGAAGGGTTGGACCTGGAAGGACATCACCAAGAAGATCGATCCCAAGGAATCGACCATCTACCTGACCTGCGGCCTGCTCGGCCAGATGAAGCTGAAGCCGGAGCAGGCCAAGAAGGCCGCCAAGATGTTCGGTCTCAGCAAGCTGGAAGAGGCCTTGCTGGTGGAGATTCCCTATCGCGGCTCGCTGCCGCCGGGCCCGCCGACCGATCCGACGATCTATCGCTTCTATGAGCTGGTGCAGGTCTATGGCACCACCTGGAAGGAACTGATCCATGAAGAATTCGGCGATGGCATCATGTCGGCCATCGATTTCAACATGACGATGGAACGCCTGCCCGATCCAAAGGGTGACCGCGTGAAGATCGTCATGACCGGCAAGTTCCTCGATTACAAGCGGTACTAA
- a CDS encoding ABC transporter ATP-binding protein yields the protein MTQPFIQVQELARRFAAPDGGTTTVFENAWFNIDQGEFVCIIGHSGCGKTTVLNILAGLDKPSAGAILLEDKEVDGPSLDRAVVFQSHALMPWMTVEQNVAFAVASRWPKWDKEKVREQARKFIAMVGLAGAEAKKPSQLSGGMKQRVGIARALSIEPKMLLMDEPFSALDALTRGTLQDEVLRIRAATGLTVFMITHDVDEAILLADRIVLMTNGPNARIAEILINTLPKDRQRETLHQQPEYYPIRNHLLDFLVRRSKNFVPPADYDPRKPPQVRASAKLPIGGGDTLTDAAD from the coding sequence ATGACCCAGCCTTTCATCCAGGTGCAGGAACTCGCGCGCCGCTTCGCCGCGCCCGATGGCGGCACCACTACCGTTTTCGAAAATGCCTGGTTCAATATCGACCAGGGCGAATTCGTCTGCATCATCGGCCATTCCGGCTGCGGCAAGACCACGGTGCTGAATATCCTGGCCGGGCTGGACAAGCCATCCGCTGGCGCCATCCTGCTGGAAGACAAGGAAGTGGATGGCCCGAGCCTCGACCGCGCCGTGGTGTTCCAGAGCCATGCGCTGATGCCGTGGATGACGGTGGAGCAGAATGTTGCCTTCGCCGTCGCCTCGCGCTGGCCGAAATGGGACAAGGAAAAAGTCCGCGAACAGGCGCGCAAGTTCATTGCCATGGTTGGCCTGGCCGGCGCGGAAGCGAAAAAGCCATCGCAGCTTTCCGGTGGCATGAAGCAGCGCGTCGGCATCGCCCGGGCGCTCTCCATCGAGCCGAAGATGCTGCTGATGGATGAGCCGTTCTCGGCTTTGGATGCATTGACCCGCGGAACCTTGCAGGACGAAGTGCTGCGCATCCGCGCCGCGACCGGGCTTACCGTGTTCATGATCACCCATGACGTGGACGAAGCCATCCTGCTCGCCGACCGCATCGTGCTGATGACCAACGGGCCGAATGCACGCATTGCCGAGATCCTGATCAACACGCTGCCCAAGGACCGCCAGCGCGAAACGCTGCACCAGCAGCCGGAATATTATCCGATCCGCAATCACCTGCTGGATTTCCTGGTGCGTCGCTCGAAGAACTTCGTGCCGCCGGCCGATTACGATCCGCGCAAGCCGCCGCAGGTGCGCGCCTCTGCCAAGCTTCCTATCGGGGGTGGCGACACCCTCACCGATGCCGCCGATTGA
- the ntrB gene encoding nitrate ABC transporter permease, producing the protein MKLSFRLRAAAVSLALLIALLAAWQIGTMGTGTTQAMDPEYAKLMGLTATQGKSAMPGPWDVAKILGKHLADPFYVKGPNDQGIGIQLIYSIGRVALGFGLAVIVAVPLGFLIGLSPLFRQALDPFIQVMRPVSPLAWMPLALYTIKDSGISSIFVIFICSVWPMLTNTAFAVANVRKEWLNVALTLEVGTFRRIFRVILPAAAPTILTGMRISISIAWLVIVAAEMLVGGTGIGYFVWNEWNNLSIANVINAILFIGVVGMLLDQLLGLAVRAATYPE; encoded by the coding sequence ATGAAACTGTCCTTTCGCCTGCGTGCTGCCGCTGTATCGCTTGCCTTGCTCATTGCGCTGCTCGCCGCCTGGCAGATCGGCACCATGGGCACCGGCACCACGCAGGCGATGGACCCGGAATACGCCAAGCTGATGGGCCTCACCGCCACCCAGGGCAAGTCGGCGATGCCGGGGCCCTGGGATGTGGCGAAAATCCTCGGCAAGCATCTCGCCGATCCGTTCTACGTCAAAGGCCCGAACGATCAGGGCATCGGCATTCAGCTCATCTACTCCATCGGCCGCGTCGCGCTCGGCTTCGGCCTGGCGGTGATCGTCGCGGTGCCACTGGGTTTCCTGATCGGCCTGTCGCCGCTGTTCCGCCAGGCGCTCGATCCGTTCATTCAGGTGATGCGGCCGGTGTCTCCGTTGGCGTGGATGCCGCTGGCGCTCTACACCATCAAGGATAGCGGCATTTCCTCGATCTTCGTCATCTTCATCTGCTCGGTCTGGCCGATGCTGACCAATACCGCCTTCGCCGTGGCGAATGTGCGCAAGGAATGGCTGAACGTAGCGCTGACGCTCGAAGTCGGCACCTTCCGCCGCATTTTCCGCGTCATCCTGCCGGCAGCCGCCCCCACCATCCTCACCGGCATGCGCATCTCGATCTCGATTGCCTGGCTGGTGATCGTCGCCGCCGAAATGCTCGTGGGCGGCACCGGCATCGGCTACTTCGTCTGGAACGAGTGGAACAACCTATCGATCGCCAACGTCATCAACGCCATCCTGTTCATCGGCGTGGTCGGCATGCTGCTTGACCAGTTGCTCGGCCTCGCCGTGCGCGCCGCGACCTATCCTGAGTAA
- a CDS encoding CmpA/NrtA family ABC transporter substrate-binding protein, which yields MSLFQDPFDANTRLDACPCGKHNTLAAHNADVAEWQRQTQLRLATAADEEKRLTSAVDQAVIRALIPNDVTRRRVLHAVGAGTLLSAVEQFFPLATAREVFAQDKAPLEKKDLKVGFIAITCATPIIMAHPMGFYSKHGLNVEVVKTAGWAVIRDKTINKEYDAAHMLSPMPLAITTGTGSAPIPYTMPAVENINGQAITLAMKHKDKRDPKQWKGMKFAVPFDYSMHNYLLRYYLAEHGIDPDTDVQIRAVPPPEMVANLRADNIDGFLAPDPVNQRAVYDGVGFIHLLTKEIWDGHPCCAFAASQEFVTTAPNTYRALLRAIIEATAYATKAENRKQIAEAIAPAAYLNQPVTVVEQVLTGTFADGLGNVKRVPDRIDFAPFPWQSFGIWILTQMKRWGQLKGDVDYQKVAEQVFLATDTQKLMQDVGLTPPSSPYKTFSVMGKPFDPSKPTEYINSFKIKRV from the coding sequence ATGTCGCTGTTCCAGGATCCCTTCGACGCCAATACCCGCCTCGATGCCTGCCCCTGTGGCAAGCATAACACCCTGGCGGCGCATAACGCCGATGTGGCGGAATGGCAGCGCCAGACCCAGCTTCGCCTCGCCACCGCCGCCGATGAGGAAAAGCGCCTGACCAGCGCCGTCGATCAGGCGGTGATCCGCGCCCTGATTCCGAACGATGTTACCCGCCGCCGCGTGCTGCATGCGGTCGGCGCCGGCACGCTGCTCTCGGCGGTCGAGCAGTTCTTCCCGCTTGCCACCGCGCGCGAAGTTTTCGCCCAGGACAAGGCGCCGCTGGAAAAGAAGGACCTCAAGGTCGGCTTCATCGCCATCACCTGCGCCACGCCGATCATCATGGCGCATCCGATGGGCTTCTATTCCAAGCATGGCCTGAATGTGGAAGTGGTGAAGACCGCCGGCTGGGCGGTGATCCGCGACAAGACCATCAACAAGGAATACGACGCCGCGCATATGCTGTCGCCGATGCCGCTGGCGATCACCACCGGCACCGGCTCTGCGCCGATCCCCTACACCATGCCGGCGGTGGAGAATATCAACGGCCAGGCCATCACGCTGGCGATGAAGCACAAGGACAAGCGCGATCCGAAGCAGTGGAAGGGCATGAAGTTCGCCGTGCCGTTCGACTATTCGATGCACAATTACCTGCTGCGCTACTATCTAGCCGAACATGGCATCGACCCGGATACCGATGTGCAGATCCGCGCCGTGCCGCCGCCGGAAATGGTCGCCAACCTGCGTGCCGACAATATCGACGGCTTCCTGGCGCCGGATCCGGTGAATCAGCGCGCGGTCTATGACGGCGTCGGCTTCATCCATCTGCTGACCAAGGAAATCTGGGACGGCCATCCCTGCTGCGCCTTCGCCGCCAGCCAGGAATTCGTCACCACGGCGCCGAATACCTACCGCGCCCTGCTGCGTGCCATCATCGAAGCCACGGCTTATGCAACCAAGGCTGAGAACCGCAAGCAGATCGCCGAAGCCATCGCGCCGGCGGCCTATCTCAACCAGCCGGTGACGGTGGTGGAGCAGGTGTTGACCGGCACCTTCGCCGATGGCCTCGGCAATGTGAAGCGCGTGCCCGACCGCATCGATTTCGCACCCTTCCCGTGGCAGAGCTTCGGCATCTGGATTCTCACCCAGATGAAGCGCTGGGGCCAGCTCAAGGGCGATGTCGATTATCAGAAGGTGGCCGAGCAGGTGTTCCTCGCCACCGACACCCAGAAGCTGATGCAGGATGTCGGCCTCACGCCGCCGTCCAGCCCGTACAAGACTTTCTCGGTGATGGGCAAGCCGTTCGATCCGAGCAAGCCGACCGAATACATCAACTCGTTCAAGATCAAGCGGGTCTGA